Part of the Brevibacillus brevis genome is shown below.
TACGACAACCGGGACAATCTCGGGTACGCGTACCGGATCCTGACGCAAGGAGTGTGCGACGGCTGCGCTCTCGGCGTATCCGGACTGTACGATCAGACGCTGACGGGACCGCATCTGTGCACCACCCGCTTGAACGTGCTGCGCTTGAATACGATGCCGGCCATAGATCCGAAGCATCTGGAGGACGTGAGCGCGCTGCAAAAGCTGTCCAGCGTAGAGCTGCGCAAGCTGGGGAGAATTCCGTTTCCGCTGTCGCGCAAGCCGGGTGAAAACAAGTTTACCCGCATCACCTGGAATGACGCGCTGAACCGCATCGCCGCCAAGATCAAAGGCATCAATCCCAAGCAGCTCGCCTTTTTCCTGACGGCTCGCGGCATTACGAACGAAGTGTACTACACCGCCGCGAAAATGGCGCGCTTCCTCGGCACCAACAACATCGACAACGCCTCCCGCATTTGCCACTCGCCGAGCAAAACGGCCTTGAAGCGGTCGCTCGGCATCGGGGCGTCCAGCTGCAATTACCAGGACTGGATCGGCACGGACGTCCTCGTGTTCTGGGGATCGGTGCCGGCCAACAACCAGCCGGTCTCCACGAAGTACATGTACGCGGCGAAGAAGGCGGGCACCAAAATCATCCTGATCAACCCGTACAAGGAACCGGCGATGGAGAAGTACTGGATTCCGTCAGTCCCGGACAGCGCCTTGTTCGGCACGAAGATCGTGGACGATTTTTACCAGGTGAACATCGGCGGAGACATCGCGTTCATGAACGGCGTGATGAAGATCTGGTTCGAGATGGAAGAGGAACAGCCGGGCTCCGCCATCAACCACGAGTTTGTGCGGGAGCATGCCAATGGCCTCGAACAGTTGAAAGAGCATGTCAGGAAGCAGACGTGGGAGGAGATCGAGAAGTCCTCCGGTCTCAGCCGGGAGCGCCTGAAGGAGTTCGCGGTGCTGCTTGCGGGCTCAAAGTCCGGTGTATTCGTCTGGAGCATGGGACTCACCCAGCACCGCTTCGGGACGGACAACATTTCGCAGGTGGCCAATCTGGCCATTCTCCGCGGTTTTTTGGGCCGCAAACACTGCGGAGTGATGCCGATCCGCGGCCATTCCGGCGTACAGGGCTCAGGCGAGATGGGAGCAGACCCGTTCAGCCTTCCGGGCGGCGATTTTGAAGAAAAGACCTGGACGCGAATCGAAAAGCTGTGGGGCTTTTCGATCCCGAAATGGCAGGGGGACATCGTCGGCGTGACGCTGGAAAACGCGCTTCTGCCGGACGGGCACGAGCGCAAGACACGGCTGTTTTACACGAGCGGGGGCAACTTCCTCGAGACGATGCCGGATCCCGACTTCATGCGCAAATGTCTGGAGAGCGTCGAAATGCGCGTGCATCAGGACATTATTTTCAATACGTCGACCCTCGTGGATGCGAAGGAAGAAGTGATCGTGCTGCCTGCGATGACCCGCTACGAGCAACCGGGCGGCGGCACGTCGACGAGCACGGAGCGGATGGTCTACTTCAGCGCCGAGATCGAAGGGCCGCGCATCGAGGAGGCGCGTTCGGAGTGGGAGATCTACGTGGACCTGGCCGCTCGCGTCCGTCCGGAGAAGAAGCATTTGATGCACTTTTCCACCGCCGATGAGATTCGGGCTGAGATCGCTTTGGCCAATCCGAATTACGACGGCATCCAGCATTTGAAGAAGCGCGGCGATGTCTTCCAGTGGGGCGGAGCGTGGCTCTGCGAGGATGGCGTCTGCCCGACGGCGGATGGCAAGGCCAACCTGATTCCGATCGAGATCCCGAATTTGAACAAGCCGGAGGGGCACTTCTACGTGACTACTCGCCGGGGCAAGCAGTTCAACTCGATGATTTACCACGATACGGATCCGTTCAACAACGCGGATCGGTACGATGTCCTGATCAACCCCG
Proteins encoded:
- a CDS encoding FdhF/YdeP family oxidoreductase, with product MGKTKHSGPIKLDTSWQPSLWASLMPMGLGKIKPHHIRDTMKVMYDNRDNLGYAYRILTQGVCDGCALGVSGLYDQTLTGPHLCTTRLNVLRLNTMPAIDPKHLEDVSALQKLSSVELRKLGRIPFPLSRKPGENKFTRITWNDALNRIAAKIKGINPKQLAFFLTARGITNEVYYTAAKMARFLGTNNIDNASRICHSPSKTALKRSLGIGASSCNYQDWIGTDVLVFWGSVPANNQPVSTKYMYAAKKAGTKIILINPYKEPAMEKYWIPSVPDSALFGTKIVDDFYQVNIGGDIAFMNGVMKIWFEMEEEQPGSAINHEFVREHANGLEQLKEHVRKQTWEEIEKSSGLSRERLKEFAVLLAGSKSGVFVWSMGLTQHRFGTDNISQVANLAILRGFLGRKHCGVMPIRGHSGVQGSGEMGADPFSLPGGDFEEKTWTRIEKLWGFSIPKWQGDIVGVTLENALLPDGHERKTRLFYTSGGNFLETMPDPDFMRKCLESVEMRVHQDIIFNTSTLVDAKEEVIVLPAMTRYEQPGGGTSTSTERMVYFSAEIEGPRIEEARSEWEIYVDLAARVRPEKKHLMHFSTADEIRAEIALANPNYDGIQHLKKRGDVFQWGGAWLCEDGVCPTADGKANLIPIEIPNLNKPEGHFYVTTRRGKQFNSMIYHDTDPFNNADRYDVLINPEDARELRIAEGESIVVYNKYGTFQGRAKFEATRRGNIQVYWPEGNVLIPKGVYESYAGIPEYNTAVKIEKADTFNAKKDLKYKEKPIEDLEVNVG